GCCGATCCCCTTTCAGATCGACGAAAAGGACGCGAAGGGGCAGTGGCTGATGGACGGCCCCGCCAAGACGGTCACGGTCCTCGACCCGCAGGACGTCCTGCTCTTCCACTTAGACGACGCGGGCCTCGCGCTGCAGGGCTCGGCGCTGCCCGCCGCCGCGGCGCGGATGGAGATCGCCGCCTCGGGGAAATTCGCCTACGCCGTCGCCGAGGAAAATCCCGGTCCGAAATCGACCAAGTCCTACGTGAGCTACCAAGCCGGCCAAGACCGCGTCAGCACCGCCTTCTACGACATCGGCTTCAGCACGCGGCAGGCCTTGGTGCAGGACGTCCTGATCTTGCGCAACGGGAAGGCCCAGGCCGACGTCCTCGACCGTTTCAAGGTGCGCTTCAACCTCGCGATCAAGAACTTCTTCGACTTCAAGATCGAAGAGGGCGACGTCGAGGCGCGGGTGGTCGGCACGCGCGTGGGGCCGATCCGCGTCATTCGCCGCGTGGTCGCCACCAAGAAGCTGGGGCCGATCAACCTGATTCCGAAGTCGGTCACCGATTTTCTCTTCTACCCCAATTGGGTCGAGGTCCCGACGCGCATCCAAAACCCCATCGACGGACCGAAGTTTCTCGAGGACAAGACCCAGGGGCTGAGCGGTTACGACTTCTCCTCCGCGATTTACGGCAGCGTCCTCTACGCCAGCCAGGGCGGAACTGCGACCCTGAACGGCGTCCCCGATGCCGCGGAACAAGGTTTGGGGCAGGGGGCGGCGACTTGGTGGTCTTTGACCGGCCCCGCCGGCTCGCTGGTGGTGGGCATCCAAAACGACGGAAAGCTGGAGGCGCTGGGCATCAAGCCCGCGCTCCGCGTGATCGACAACGCCAAGCAAGGCGCGCCGCCGGAGGGCGAGACCGGACAGAGCTTGGTCGGCTTCGATCTTCCCTATCACAAGATCCCCAAGGGCTCATTTCTCATCCAGGTGAAGCAGGTCTTTCCCTGGCGCTTCGAGCACGGCCGCGAGACCGCCTATCTGGAAGCGGCGAAATCGGTATCCGCCGAGGCGGTCCGGGCCTTATAATGCCGGGCATGCTGCCGAAAATTTTCTCCGGAGTTTCCGTCATCGATTTTTCCCGGCTCCTGCCGGGGCCCTTCGCCACGCGCCTCTTGCAAAAGATGGGCGCCGAGGTCCACTGCGTCGTACCGCCCAAGGGCGACGCTCTGCTGGGCGACTACACGCCGTTCCACGCCTTGCGCGAGGGGAAGGAGATGCACCCGCTGGATCTCAAGCGGGCCGAGGATTTGGAGCAGGCGCGGGCCTTGATCCGGCGCTCGCCCATCCTGCTGGAGGGCTTCCGGCCGGGCGCCATGGACAAGTTGCAGCTCGGTTTTGCCGAGGCGGCGCGCCTACGGCCCGACATCGTCTATGCCAGCCTGATCGGCTACCCGCCCGATCACCCCAAACACCGCCTCGGCGGACACGACCTTAATTTCCTCGTCGACTCCGGCTTCTACAGCCTGCTCTACGACGACGCCTCCCGCGAGATCCCCACCTTGCAGATCGCCGACGTGGTCGGGGGTTTTTACGCGGCCTTCCAGATCCTCGTCGCCTGGATCCGCCGCCTGCAGGACTCCGCGCCGCAGCACCTGCAAATTTCGGTGGTCGAGGGTCTGGAGCATCTTTGGAGCTACCTCGCCCACGAGAGCGCCACGGGGCTCATACCTTTGCTGACGGGGAGCCTGGCGCGTTACCGGATCTACCGGACCCGCGACGGGGCCCGCCTCGCCGTGGCGGGGCTGGAGCCGAAATTTCACGAGGCCTTGCTGCAAGCCTTGGGTTTGGAGGCGAGGGCGGGGGAGGAAGAAGAGGCGCTGGCGGCGAGGATCCAAGACGTCTTGGCCCAGCGCGACGCGGCGGAATGGCAAGAACGTTTTCGCGACCTCGACGCCTGCCTGAGTTTCATTCCCGGACGCGCCGAGGTCTTGGCCAGGCGCGGTTCCTAGCCCGGTCTAATCGAAAAAGACCTCGCCGATCCGGTAGGTCTCGGGGTCCACGGTCTTCAGCTTCTTGGCGACTTGGTTCAGCGGAACGGAGGCGATGTCGTGCCCCTGCAGGGCGACCATGCGGCCGCTCTTTCCTTGCAGCAGCAATTCCACCGCCGCCACGCCGAGCCGGGTGGCCAGGACGCGGTCATAGGCCGTGGGGCTGCCGCCGCGCTGAATGTAGCCTAAGACCGTGGAGCGGATCTCCGCGGAGAGCGACCGGCGCAGCTCTCCCTCCAGCAGGCCGGCGATGCCGCCCAGCTTCAAGGTCCCGTACTCGTCGCGGTGCACGGGGGTGTGGAGCAGGGCCGGCGGATTTTGCTCGATATCCAGCAGGATCTTCGCGTCCTCGCTGACCACGATGATGCTGAAGCGCTTGCCGATCTTTTGGCGCCGTTCGAGGATTTCCATCAGGCGGCTCATTCGGAAGGGCTGCTCGGGGATGAGGATGGCGTCCGCGCCGCCGGCGATGCCGGAGTAGGTCGCGATCCAGCCCGCGTGCCGGCCCATCACCTCGACGATCATGATCCGGTTGTGCGACTCGGCGTTGGTGTGCAGGCGGTCGATGGCCTCCATGGCGATGTTCACCGCGGTGTCGAAGCCGAAGGTGAAGTCCGTCCCCCAGACGTCGTTGTCGATGGTCTTCGGGACCCCGATCACCTTGACGCCCAGCTTATGCAGCTCGTGGGAAAAACGCATCGTGCCCTCGCCGCCGATGTTGACGATCGCGTCGATGCGATGCCGTTGCAGGTTTTTTTTGATCCGTCCGATGCCGCCGTCTTCCTTGAGGGGATTGTAGCGCGAGGTGCCGAGGATGGTGCCCCCGCGCGAGATGATGCCCGCAACGTCGATGGGCTTGAGCGGGCGGATTTGGTCCTCGTAGAGGCCCTTGAAGCCCTCGTAGATGCCGAAGACCTGGACGCCGTCGCCCTCGGCCCGCTTGACCACGGCGCGGATCGCGGCATTGAGGCCGGGGCAGTCGCCGCCGCCGGTGATGACCCCGATGGCCCGGACCCGGGCCTTTTTTTGTTTGGTTTTCCGAGCGGCTCCGCTAAGGTTTTTCCGCATATGAAGATCGCCCTAGCCCAGATTAACACGACTATCGGAGATTTCGAAGGAAACTTACGCCGGGTCCTCGAGGCCCTGCGGGCGGCCGGGGCCAAGGGCGCCGAGCTTGCGGTCTTTCCCGAAATGACCCTGACGGGCTACCCCCCCAAAGACCTGCTGGAGCGGCCCGATTTCATCGAGGCCAACCTGCGCGCCTTGAAAGACCTGACCCAGAAGGCCCGGGGCCCGGCCTGCCTGGTGGGCTTCGTCGACCGTCGCGACGCACCGCAGGGCAAGCCCTTGGCCAACGCCGCCGCCCTGATCGCGGACCGCAAGATCCTGGCGGTGAAGCACAAGATCCTGCTCCCGACCTACGACGTCTTCGACGAGGGGCGCTATTTCGAGCCCGGGCACGAGTCTCCCGTCTTCGGTTTCGGCGACAGGCGCCTGGGCGTCAGCATCTGCGAGGACATCTGGAACGACCGCGCCTATTGGGGGCGTTCCCAATACCCGGTCGATCCGGTCCTCGAGCAGGCCCGCGCCGGGGCCGAGCTGCTCATCAATATCTCCGCCTCTCCCTATTCGCGCGGAAAGGAAAAATTGCGGCGCGACCTCCTGCAGCGCCAGGCCCTGCGCTACCGCGTGCCCCTGGTCTACGTGAACCTGGTCGGCGGCAACGACGACCTGGTCTTCGACGGCCAATCCCTGGTCTTGAGCGCCGAGGGCAAGGTGCTGAAGCAGCTCAAGGCCTTCGCGGAGGACCTCCAGGTCGTCGACCTGGCGCGGCTTAAGCCGATTCCGCTTCCCAAGCACTCCGAAGAGGCCCTGGTCCTGGACGCGCTCGTCTTGGGCCTGCGCGATTACATGCGGAAGTGCGGCTTCCAGAAGGCGGTGATCGGCCTCTCCGGCGGCATCGACAGCGCGCTCACCGCCTGGATCGCGGTGCGGGCTCTGGGCGCGAAGAACGTCCTCGGCGTCAGCCTGCCCTCGGAGTTCTCCAGCCGGGGGAGCTTAAGCGACGCGAGGTCCCTGGCGAAGGCGCTCAAGATCGAATACCGCGTCTACCCGATCGCGCCGCTCTACGAGCAATTCAAAGGCACCCTGAAATTCGACGGGCGCGCCAAGGTCGACACGGCCCTGCAAAATATCCAGGCCCGCATCCGCGGCAACATCCTGATGGCGCTCAGCAACCGGGAGGGGAGGCTCCTGCTCAGCACGGGCAACAAGTCCGAGCTCTCGGTCGGCTACTGCACCCTCTACGGCGACATGGCGGGGGGCTTCGCGGTGATCTCCGACGTGCCGAAGATGCTCGTCTACCGGCTGGCGCGACTCGCCAACCGCATCCAGCCGGCCATCCCCCGCGCCACCTTCACCAAGCCGCCCTCCGCCGAGCTGGCCCCGGGGCAGAAGGACCAGGACGACCTCCCGCCCTACGAGATCCTCGACGGCATCCTCGAGCGCTACATCGAGCGGCGGATGAGCCCCGAGGCCATCGTCGCCGACGGTTTTTCGAAAAAGACGGTGGCCGAGGTCCTGCGCCGCCTCGACGCCAACGAGTACAAGCGCCAGCAAGCGGCGCCCGGGATCCGCGTGACCGGCAAGGCCTTCGGCTACGGCTGGCGCATGCCCATCTCCAGCCGCTACCGGGTGAAGCTGTGAAGGGAAAACTTTACCTTGTTGCCACACCCATCGGAAATCTCAAGGATATCACCTTGCGCGCCCTCGAGACCCTGAAGGCGGTCGACCTGATCGCCTGCGAGGACACGCGCCACAGCCTGAAGCTGCTTCAGGCCTACGAGATCCAAAAGCCCTTGCTCAGCCTGCACGAGCACAACGAGGCCCGACGCGCCGCCGGATTGGTCGAAAGGCTGAACGAGGGCCGATCGGTGGCCCTGATCAGCGACGCGGGCACGCCCCTGATCTCCGACCCCGGCTATCGCTTGGTGGGCGCGGTGCTCGCGGCCGGTTTCGAGGTCGAGGCCGTCCCCGGGCCCTGCGCGGCCGTCAACGCCCTGGTTGCGAGCGGCCTGCCGACCGACGCCTTTTATTTCGTCGGCTTTCTTCCACCCAAGAGCGCCGCGCGGCGCCGGCGCTTCGAGGCCTTGAAGGAATTTCCCTCGACCCTGATCTTTTACGAGTCTCCGCATCGCATCCAAAAGTTCCTCGCCGAGGCCTTTGAAATTTTCGGTCCGCGCCCGGCGGTGCTGGCCCGCGAGATGACGAAGAAATTCGAGGAGTTTTACCGGGGGCCCCTGGTTTCCGACCCGAAGACCCTGCCGCTGCGCTCCTGGAAGGGGGAATTCGTGGTCCTGCTCGCCGGTGCCGGCGGGGCCTGAACCGAGGTTCGGTTAGGCCGGATTCTTTATAAATTCCTACTAGTTAAATAGCACTTGCCAGGTTTCTGAGGGCCGTGTTAAGGGCAGGGCGCTTTTGCGGCGGTTTTTTTGCCGCGGCCCCGGTGGTTGGCTATCTTCGTCGAGTGGGCTAGGATTTTTCCTCTCCCGCTTTTTTTTTGCTTAAATTTCCCCCGGGGACGGGCGGACGGCTGCAAAAGGCCCGGTATTTCATGGATCGCGAACAAAACAGCGTGTGGAGATTGGCGGAGCCCTTGGCCCAGAGCATGGGCTACGAGTTGCTCCGAGTCGAAAGCGGCGTCGAGCACCGCGATAAGGTGTGGCGGCTTTACATCGACAAGCCGGGCGGCGTGACGATCGACGACTGCCAAAGCTTCAGCCAGGCGCTGGGGCCGATCCTAGAGGTCGAGGCCGAGCTGCAGGGGAGCTATCATCTCGAGATCTCCTCGCCGGGCTTGGATCGCCCCTTAAACAAACTGGAGCACTTCTCGGCCCAGCTCGGGAACATCGTCCAGGTGACGACCGAGGAGCCGATCGAGGGCCGCCGCCACTTCAAGGGGCCGCTGCTGAAGGCCGAAGGCGAGGGCGCCGCGGCGGCGATCGAGGTCGAGATCGACAAGCAGGCGTTCCGGATCGAGCTGGTCCGGATCAAGAAAGCGAATTTGGATTACTTCGCCTCCGAAGCGAGGCGGGCGGAGGGCGCCGCCTCCGGAAAAAGAAAAAAATAGGCGTGATTTTTCAGTTAAGGAGAAGCGTGCATGCCACCCCGTACCCCGCGTAAGCGAAAAACCGCGAAAGAAAACGTCAAGTCGATGTTCATCAACCTGAACGCGGTGCTCGACCAGGTCAAGCGCGACAAGGGCATTCCCAAGGAGATTTTGGTCGACGCCATCGAGACCGCCATGGTCTCCGCGGCCCGCAAAAAGTACGGCCACGACGCCGTCCTCGAGGCGCAGTACAACGAAGAGTTGGGCGAGGTCGAGCTGTTCCAATTCCGCACCGTCGCCGAAACCATCGAGAATCCCGCCCTGCAGATCACCCTGGACGAGGCCGTCAAGCTCGACCCCGAGGCGCAGGTCGGCGACGAGCTGGGTGAAAAGCTCGATTCCTATCAGTTCGGCCGCATCGCCGCGCAGACCGCCAAGCAGGTCATCATCCAGAAGATCCGCGAGGCCGAAAGCGACATCATCTACAACGAATACAAAGACCGCGTCGGCGAGCTGATCACCGGCATCGTGCGCCGCTTCGAAAAGGGCACCATGGTCGTCGACCTGGGCCGCACCGAGGCGATCATCCCGGTCTCCGAGCAGGTCCCCTCCGAGACCTACAAGACCGGCGAGCGCATCCAGGCCTATTTCCTCGAGCTGCGCAAGGGCTTGAAGGGCCCGCAGCTGATCCTGTCGCGGCGCAGCCCGGCGCTGATCCGCTCGCTCTTCGCGATGGAGGTTCCCGAGATCAACGAGGGCATCGTCGAGATCAAGAACGTCGCCCGCGAGGTCGGAAGCCGCGCCAAGGTCGCCGTTTACTCCAAGGACAGCGACGTCGATCCGGTCGGCGCCTGCGTCGGCATGAAGGGCAGCCGCGTCCAATCGGTGGTCCAAGAGCTGCGCGGCGAGAAGATCGACATCGTCACCTGGGACGAAGACCCCGCCCGCTTCGTCTGCAATGCCATCGCCCCGGCCGAGGTCGCCAAGGTCATCATCCACGAGAAGGACCATTCGATGGAGATTATCGTCCCCGACGACCAGCTCTCGCTGGCGATCGGCCGGCGCGGCCAGAACGTCCGCCTGGCCGCCCAGTTGACCGGCTGGAACATCGACATCTACAGCGAGACCAAGCACGACGAGATGACCAAGCGGGCCAAGACCGCGCTGGTCGTCGACTTGGGCATCGAGGACAGCATGTCGAGCATCTTTTACAGCCATGCCTTCCGCACCACCAAAGAGATCGCCGACACGCCGCTCGAAGAGTTCCTCACGCTGCCCGGCATCAACCAGGACCGCCTCAAAGAGATCCACCAGCGCGCGGTCGACACCATGGCCATGCCGGTGGAAGAGCGCCCCAGCGAGATCTTCCTCCGCGAGGAGGCGCGCAAGGCCGAGGAAGAGCGCCGCCGCGTCGAGGCCGAGCTGAAGGCCCAGGCCGAAGCCCGCGCCGCCGCCGAGGCCCAGGCCGCCCAGGAGGCCGCCGCGGCCGCCGAAAAACCGGCCGAGCCCGAGGTCCCGGAGAGCTCTACGGAGGCGAATTGATTTTTCAACGCGGCCTTCGGGCCGTGTTAAGCCAAGTTAATTTGTATTAGGATCTTCACTATGGAAAACAAACAAGGCGTCGTCGAAAAACGCATCAAGCCCGGCGTCATCCGCCGTCGCGCCAAGGCCACCGAGCCCGAGGCTCCGCCGCCCGCCGAGGCGGCGCCCGAGGCGCCCGTAGCCGAAGCCCCCGCGGCGCCCGCCGCTCCCGAGGCCGCCGCTCCGGCGCCCGCGAGCGCCGAGCCCCCCGCGGTCGAGGCGAAGGCCAAGGCCCCCGAGGCGACCGTCGCCGCGAAGCCGGCGCCGAAGGCCAAGGCCCCCGAACCCGCCGCTCCCGAGGCCAAGAAGCCCGCGTCGGCAAAACCCGCCGAGATGGTGATCCGCGCCAAGGAGGACGAGCCCAAGGTGGTCGGCCCCCGAGCGCTGCCCGAAGGGCCTCCC
The Deltaproteobacteria bacterium PRO3 DNA segment above includes these coding regions:
- a CDS encoding 6-phosphofructokinase, whose translation is MRKNLSGAARKTKQKKARVRAIGVITGGGDCPGLNAAIRAVVKRAEGDGVQVFGIYEGFKGLYEDQIRPLKPIDVAGIISRGGTILGTSRYNPLKEDGGIGRIKKNLQRHRIDAIVNIGGEGTMRFSHELHKLGVKVIGVPKTIDNDVWGTDFTFGFDTAVNIAMEAIDRLHTNAESHNRIMIVEVMGRHAGWIATYSGIAGGADAILIPEQPFRMSRLMEILERRQKIGKRFSIIVVSEDAKILLDIEQNPPALLHTPVHRDEYGTLKLGGIAGLLEGELRRSLSAEIRSTVLGYIQRGGSPTAYDRVLATRLGVAAVELLLQGKSGRMVALQGHDIASVPLNQVAKKLKTVDPETYRIGEVFFD
- a CDS encoding NAD+ synthase — encoded protein: MKIALAQINTTIGDFEGNLRRVLEALRAAGAKGAELAVFPEMTLTGYPPKDLLERPDFIEANLRALKDLTQKARGPACLVGFVDRRDAPQGKPLANAAALIADRKILAVKHKILLPTYDVFDEGRYFEPGHESPVFGFGDRRLGVSICEDIWNDRAYWGRSQYPVDPVLEQARAGAELLINISASPYSRGKEKLRRDLLQRQALRYRVPLVYVNLVGGNDDLVFDGQSLVLSAEGKVLKQLKAFAEDLQVVDLARLKPIPLPKHSEEALVLDALVLGLRDYMRKCGFQKAVIGLSGGIDSALTAWIAVRALGAKNVLGVSLPSEFSSRGSLSDARSLAKALKIEYRVYPIAPLYEQFKGTLKFDGRAKVDTALQNIQARIRGNILMALSNREGRLLLSTGNKSELSVGYCTLYGDMAGGFAVISDVPKMLVYRLARLANRIQPAIPRATFTKPPSAELAPGQKDQDDLPPYEILDGILERYIERRMSPEAIVADGFSKKTVAEVLRRLDANEYKRQQAAPGIRVTGKAFGYGWRMPISSRYRVKL
- the rsmI gene encoding 16S rRNA (cytidine(1402)-2'-O)-methyltransferase translates to MKGKLYLVATPIGNLKDITLRALETLKAVDLIACEDTRHSLKLLQAYEIQKPLLSLHEHNEARRAAGLVERLNEGRSVALISDAGTPLISDPGYRLVGAVLAAGFEVEAVPGPCAAVNALVASGLPTDAFYFVGFLPPKSAARRRRFEALKEFPSTLIFYESPHRIQKFLAEAFEIFGPRPAVLAREMTKKFEEFYRGPLVSDPKTLPLRSWKGEFVVLLAGAGGA
- a CDS encoding ribosome maturation factor RimP, which gives rise to MDREQNSVWRLAEPLAQSMGYELLRVESGVEHRDKVWRLYIDKPGGVTIDDCQSFSQALGPILEVEAELQGSYHLEISSPGLDRPLNKLEHFSAQLGNIVQVTTEEPIEGRRHFKGPLLKAEGEGAAAAIEVEIDKQAFRIELVRIKKANLDYFASEARRAEGAASGKRKK
- the nusA gene encoding transcription termination/antitermination protein NusA yields the protein MFINLNAVLDQVKRDKGIPKEILVDAIETAMVSAARKKYGHDAVLEAQYNEELGEVELFQFRTVAETIENPALQITLDEAVKLDPEAQVGDELGEKLDSYQFGRIAAQTAKQVIIQKIREAESDIIYNEYKDRVGELITGIVRRFEKGTMVVDLGRTEAIIPVSEQVPSETYKTGERIQAYFLELRKGLKGPQLILSRRSPALIRSLFAMEVPEINEGIVEIKNVAREVGSRAKVAVYSKDSDVDPVGACVGMKGSRVQSVVQELRGEKIDIVTWDEDPARFVCNAIAPAEVAKVIIHEKDHSMEIIVPDDQLSLAIGRRGQNVRLAAQLTGWNIDIYSETKHDEMTKRAKTALVVDLGIEDSMSSIFYSHAFRTTKEIADTPLEEFLTLPGINQDRLKEIHQRAVDTMAMPVEERPSEIFLREEARKAEEERRRVEAELKAQAEARAAAEAQAAQEAAAAAEKPAEPEVPESSTEAN